TGGATGTCAATGATCCATCGATTCTGGAGCAGGAAAAGAACATTATTCAAATGGTTGGGGATGAAAGTCAATATCAGGAATGGCTTAAACAGCAAGCCATGACGGAAGATGAAGTGAAAAATTACTTTGCTCTATCCGCTGAAATAACCAAAGATGTAACGGTAACCCCGGAGCAGGAGAAGACCTTCTTCGAGAATAACCAGGAGCTCTACGGCGGTAAAGGAGAGGAAGTTCAAGCCCGCCACATCCTGGTGGAGACAGAGGATGAAGCGAAAGCCATTATCGCTCAACTGGACGGCGGAGCGGATTTCTCCGAATTGGCTAAGGAAAAGTCCACTGATACGGGTTCCCAAAGCTCCGGCGGGTATTTAGGGTCTTTTGGCAAGGGAAAAATGGTTCCGGAGTTTGAGGAGGCGGCTTTTGCCCAAGAAGTAGGCACCTATACGAAAACACCGGTTAAATCGGAATTCGGTTATCATATCATCTTGGTCGAAGATCATAAGGCGGCTACCAAAGCGGATTATGAAGCAGTCAAGGGCCAAGTGACGGAAGATGCTTTAGCCGATGCCAAGGCTCAAAAATTCGGGGGCTATTTCGACGAATTGCGGGAGAAGGCCCAGGCCAATATTGAGTACTCGGAAAAATACAAACCGGCCGTTTAACGAACAATTAAAGAACAAGGATTTATCCAAGGTGAATGCTTGACAATCAATGAAGATATACTTAGAAAGAGATTCTTTTTAAGTATATCTTTTTCGATCCCTAAACTTTCCTTATCCAGTTTAGTAACTTCATGGAAAAAAATGAATAATAGAGAATCACCAGATATATACTATCTATGAAGTTAAAGACAACGCAAAATTTTCCACAGGCAGGACAGTTGTCAGATTAACTTAAGCTTTAAGGTGGTCTTGCTGTGTCTGTAACGGCCCCAAACCAGGCGGCACGTAATGACTATAAGGAGGGAAGAGCGTACATGAAAGCAACAGGCATCGTGAGAAGAATTGATGATCTTGGTCGTGTTGTTATTCCAAAGGAAATACGTCGGACACTTCGCATTCGAGAGGGAGATCCCTTAGAGATCTTCGTGGATCGGGAAGGGGAAGTGATCCTTAAGAAGTACTCTCCCATTGGTGAATTGGGTGACTTCGCCAAGGAATATGCAGATTCTCTTTATGAGGCGACCGGTCATATCGCATGTATTGCCGATCGGGATGTGATTATCGCCGTATCGGGGGCTTCTAAGAAGGAATACTTAAATAAGCCTATCTGGTCCAGCATTGAGCAGGCGATGGCTGAACGGAAGACCGTGCAGCTTAAAGCCGGTGAAGGTAAGTCGGATGAAGATGAGGAACATGTTAAGTTAACGAGCCAAGTGGCAGCTCCAATCATTGCCGAAGGCGATCCGATCGGGGCAGTGATTCTGATGTCAAAGGATCCGAATGTGAAGATGGGTGATTTGGAATTAAAATTAGTGGAGACGGCTGCTGGTTTTCTAGCCAAACAAATGGAACAATAAATCCTTCAGGCAAATTTGGAGCGGCAGCAGGCCGCTTCAATTTTTTATACTGTGAACCTTCCCTCCTTTTATTTGCTGAATTTTTATCGGGGACCAAGGTGTGATACACTAGAGGAAGCCTAGGAGGGATGTTGATGAGTAATATATTGCATGTGGTGGGCTTGGGACCGGCAGGGCTGGAGTCTATGACCCTTGGGGATTACCGGATGATTAAAGAGGCCCGGCGGGTTTTTTTGCGGACGGTCAATCACCCCTGCGCTCAGGATTTGCTTGCTGAAGGACTTCAAGCGGAATCCTTTGACTATCTGTATGAGCGGGAGAATTCCTTTGAGAGGATCTATGAGGAGATCGTCAGTCGCTTGGAGAAGGAGTGCGAGCTCTACCCTGAAGTGGTGTATGGGGTTCCCGGTCATCCGACGGTGGCTGAACG
This genomic stretch from Desulfitobacterium chlororespirans DSM 11544 harbors:
- a CDS encoding peptidylprolyl isomerase, with protein sequence MRSFRKGIIAALVLTLALTGCSSAGGDQWAAKVNGETITEQDFAARVSNVQKAYEGMGMDFSTDQGKEALNQVKSQVLEAMIASRLVIQEAQRLKLDVNDPSILEQEKNIIQMVGDESQYQEWLKQQAMTEDEVKNYFALSAEITKDVTVTPEQEKTFFENNQELYGGKGEEVQARHILVETEDEAKAIIAQLDGGADFSELAKEKSTDTGSQSSGGYLGSFGKGKMVPEFEEAAFAQEVGTYTKTPVKSEFGYHIILVEDHKAATKADYEAVKGQVTEDALADAKAQKFGGYFDELREKAQANIEYSEKYKPAV
- the spoVT gene encoding stage V sporulation protein T, which encodes MKATGIVRRIDDLGRVVIPKEIRRTLRIREGDPLEIFVDREGEVILKKYSPIGELGDFAKEYADSLYEATGHIACIADRDVIIAVSGASKKEYLNKPIWSSIEQAMAERKTVQLKAGEGKSDEDEEHVKLTSQVAAPIIAEGDPIGAVILMSKDPNVKMGDLELKLVETAAGFLAKQMEQ